One Cottoperca gobio unplaced genomic scaffold, fCotGob3.1 fCotGob3_245arrow_ctg1, whole genome shotgun sequence genomic region harbors:
- the gphb5 gene encoding glycoprotein hormone beta-5: MKLQRKKSQWRPGLVLCWVLLWISQQPDSLCRVSAVNLRRFIGCAVREFTFLAKKPGCGGLHITTDACWGRCETWEKPVLDPPFIESYQRVCTYNETRLLSVKLPNCLPNVDPTYTYPVALRCDCDVCLTSTTECITSV; the protein is encoded by the exons ATGAAACTGCAAAGGAAGAAGTCACAGTG GAGGCCTGGACTGGTGCTGTGCTGGGTTCTGCTCTGGATCTCTCAGCAACCAGACTCCCTCTGCCGGGTGTCAGCCGTCAACCTGCGGCGCTTCATTGGTTGTGCCGTCCGGGAGTTCACCTTCCTGGCCAAAAAGCCCGGCTGCGGAGGCCTGCACATCACCACAGACGCCTGCTGGGGGCGCTGTGAGACCTGGGAG aagCCCGTCCTGGACCCTCCCTTCATCGAGTCCTACCAGCGGGTTTGTACCTACAACGAGACGCGCCTGCTGTCTGTGAAACTGCCCAACTGCCTGCCAAACGTCGACCCAACCTACACCTACCCCGTGGCTCTGAGATGTGACTGTGACGTCTGTCTCACCAGCACCACTGAATGTATAACGTCTGTCTAA